The bacterium genome has a segment encoding these proteins:
- a CDS encoding four helix bundle protein, producing the protein MKSFTELEVWQKAHRLFLDLTVDVEKYPSTRAAKIISDQILRSSGSVSANISEGFNTASTKEYVNYLDIARRSTAETENWLYKIRDLNYLDNLSSECRISTCTDISKMICGLRKSLKSKIQQNKDLIPIIKSQIP; encoded by the coding sequence GTGAAAAGTTTTACCGAGCTGGAAGTATGGCAAAAAGCCCACAGGCTGTTTTTAGACCTCACGGTTGATGTTGAAAAGTACCCTTCAACCAGAGCGGCAAAAATAATATCCGATCAGATATTGCGCAGCAGCGGGTCCGTCAGCGCCAATATATCTGAGGGGTTTAACACAGCTTCCACCAAAGAATACGTTAACTATCTGGATATTGCCCGACGAAGTACGGCAGAAACAGAGAACTGGCTATATAAAATACGAGACTTAAATTATCTGGATAATTTAAGTTCCGAATGTAGGATCAGCACCTGCACCGACATCAGCAAAATGATATGCGGGCTGAGAAAAAGCCTAAAATCTAAAATACAGCAAAACAAAGACCTAATCCCAATAATCAAGTCACAAATCCCTTAG